TTTTCCAACTGCACAAGACTCTTTATGATGGCAGTGGAGGAGCCCTCAGGGACTTTCTAGGCCTAATCCGGAGCACAAACCCCAGTATTGTTCTTATGGCGGAGCAAGAAGCTGAGCACAATGAACTCAGCTTGGAAACAAGAGTTTCTAACTCACTGAGATACTACTCTGCCATATTTGATTCAATTGATTATAGTCTTCCATTGGATAGCCCAGTGAGGATGAAAGTAGAGGAGATGTTTGCTCGGGAAATTAGGAATATAATTGCATGTGAAGGAAGTGACAGGGTTGAAAGGCATGAAAGTTTCGAAAAGTGGAGGAGGCGGATGGAGCAAGGAGGGTTTCGATGCGTGGGGATCAGCGAAAGGGAAATGCTTCAGAGCCAAATGCTGTTGAAGATGTACTCCTGTGAGAATTATAGTGTTTCAAAGCGAGGCCAAGATGCGGCGCTTACCCTAAGTTGGCTAGATCAGCCTCTTTACACGGTCTCAGCATGGACTCAGGTGGATGTTGCAGGCAGCTCTTCCTCTTTTTCTCTGCCAAGTTGATCCGGACggggttcttcttcttcatacaTACCATCACTTTACATTCCATTTTCGCATACGAAAGGGAAACTAAATTCTTTGTAGGTAGAAGAAgcatttcattctttcattctttGGTTGCAGATAAGATTTCAGTCTGATAGGCAAGAACCAATTTCTACAGATACAGTAGCTTGATACGGATGTCAGTTCTTCTCAGGCCAGAGTTCTAGGTTTCAGTCCTTAGTATTTGTTgtcaatttgtttttattctttgatTCTTTACGTATGGTGAAATTCTTTCTTAGTCATGTATGCCGAAATTCATTTTTAGTCATAtgtaattctatttatttatttattttcatcactTGTCAGGAGGATCATTCTGTTCTGAACCATGTAGTTGGGAATTGGATCACCATATATGAAATGATTTCATTTGATTTGTGTTCGAATACTCATTCATTATCTTCTCACATATCTCATAGTTTTTGTTCTACAAGCTTGATGTCACATTGAGATCCTCATAAAAGTAGAAGTAAAACAATCCAAAATATAGAAATATACCAGCTACAATTTTGAGTACCGTTTTTTCAACAGCAACTGACATAGATATTATAAGTATGGAAATCAATGAAAATGAAGAGCTTCTCTTGATCATTTTCGAACTTTAGGAATGATGAGTAGAGGTTGTTCCTTCTGCAATGTTACACCGAACTTATCGTTCATGTCTAGCTCATCTGGAGTGGTTCCATTTGGAAGAGACCAA
This DNA window, taken from Vitis vinifera cultivar Pinot Noir 40024 chromosome 2, ASM3070453v1, encodes the following:
- the LOC132254881 gene encoding scarecrow-like protein 28, producing the protein MNLSGANIPCRKDRVHIIDFDIKQGLQWPSLFQSLASRTNPPSHVRITGVGESKQELNETGDRLAGFAEALNLPFEFHPVVDRLEDVRLWMLHVKDKESVAVNCIFQLHKTLYDGSGGALRDFLGLIRSTNPSIVLMAEQEAEHNELSLETRVSNSLRYYSAIFDSIDYSLPLDSPVRMKVEEMFAREIRNIIACEGSDRVERHESFEKWRRRMEQGGFRCVGISEREMLQSQMLLKMYSCENYSVSKRGQDAALTLSWLDQPLYTVSAWTQVDVAGSSSSFSLPS